The following proteins are co-located in the Neodiprion virginianus isolate iyNeoVirg1 chromosome 6, iyNeoVirg1.1, whole genome shotgun sequence genome:
- the LOC124307829 gene encoding centrosomal protein of 120 kDa isoform X1: protein MAITRRRIPAPNKYTWFKVMEELTGPNVQVVLGIKEGNGFSQLENPTVIVATLNGHSLETDLVDPDLHPQYATDLVWDADKSGVRKMRVDHVPLKLECFAVDDSGLREKIGYILLPLRSAQIIPRDKSTNVKVSWHKLLGVKSELRVSVPEILLSLTIEDREMVSGQSYSNIQQKAELEMESTLSTVSATPRLLHEERLIQLGPDSTSRDLFLLSITAGKADHLEYLVQRGVNDLRENFSFWYQILNNDIQLKSFKKLPDKSHTLNEKIVIRIRSCLNVLKHYFQENPYLLVKLQYGNTLVGQCKVDLRSLVPSENITDYSNNSGDTSMALDQQCYLAMDNVTESIPKGKTPSVEIQLRLQYVGYKSVNSKSHIKSQDPSSNVGAENYDVASYLAGNSWVQHADLDIKDSHHYRNSVDKTKSEIEAHRNPGGDFGKCISLNQPVGHFKNPNKHSSSCEVIKEQAADVIFSHSADAILHSASNKERSRSIKAYHCYCLTILLESIKFSQELETENINFCFHHPKAQLVPTLQRKIPGLSTKKLSLQDIQCKLHFVSSADEIGKLLISFPPRVSICNAEDNVEVCLAQAVLDVTQLFNKSKAQCKLGVPLLGSDEKEIGILDVKMSLEDCGPYHGTKRGKTDEDLGPPILDDSLTYKIVEELETWKERQQEIFRVELKRKEERHLNLLSDEWQKRRQALETKLACSVEQCKMLANSLNNATEDLRIRRLKSLEKEARLIKANEDLQWRYDHKLQELREASQRLQDDLNHKLSILEEQKNVLEAKVEPLQLENDKLKNIVSQLTEELEVYQKGSLTQDQTALLLQELKGMEEKLNNTQKSKSFFKEQWGKAVREIHRMKMDHQQAVEVHIKNSKEELKNIHLEDVLCTDSKELLNDQILLGEIQQEINVIKPKPAFMQMNMDDQAFIRPSNLYSKSSHSMARSEMSARSEEIDEKLKNLIEERDSLLKTGSYSIDDTVIMKLNNEIRSLLITS from the exons ATGGCGATAACGAGGCGCCGGATACCCGCCCCAAATAAATACACG TGGTTTAAAGTTATGGAAGAATTGACTGGTCCCAATGTACAGGTTGTACTTGGTATTAAAGAAG GGAATGGATTCAGCCAGCTTGAAAATCCAACAGTTATTGTTGCGACGCTGAACGGACACTCGTTGGAAACTGACCTTGTAGATCCTGACCTACATCCGCAATACGCGACCGATTTAGTATGGGATGCGGACAAGAGCGGAGTGCGAAA aATGAGAGTGGACCATGTTCCATTGAAACTAGAATGTTTTGCAGTCGACGACAGCGGATTACGAGAAAAAATTGGATACATTTTACTCCCTCTGAGATCGGCGCAAATAATACCTCGGGACAAAAGCACAAATGTTAAAGTTAGTTGGCACAAGCTTCTCGGAGTCAAATCAGAGCTGAGAGTATCTGTTCCGGAAATACTTCTTAGTCTTACCATAGAAGATAGGGAAATGGTCTCAGGCCAAAGTTACAGCAACATTCAG CAAAAGGCAGAACTAGAAATGGAATCTACCCTGTCAACTGTAAGTGCAACACCTAGGCTACTACATGAAGAACGCTTGATACAATTGGGTCCAGATTCAACATCTCGAGATCTCTTTCTTTTGAGTATCACAGCTGGAAAAGCTGACCATTTAGAATACCTCGTTCAAAGGGGCGTTAACGATCTCAGAGAAAATTTCAGCTTCTGGTATCAAATACTGAACAACGATATACAActaaaatcgttcaaaaaacTGCCTGACAAATCTCATACTCTAAATGAGAAAATAGTAATTCGAATACGCAGTTGTCTCAATGTATTGAAGCACTATTTTCAAGAGAATCCCTACCTGCTCGTGAAACTTCAGTATGGCAACACTCTTGTTGGGCAATGCAAAGTGGACCTTCGTTCCCTAGTTCCAAGTGAAAATATCACAGATTATTCTAACAATTCCGGTGATACTAGTATGGCCTTAGACCAGCAGTGTTATCTAGCAATGGATAATGTCACAGAATCTATTC CGAAAGGAAAAACGCCGTCTGTAGAAATTCAATTACGACTTCAATATGTTGGATACAAGAGCGTGAATTCAAAGAGTCATATCAAGTCTCAAGATCCGAGTTCAAATGTAGGCGCCGAAAATTATGATGTCGCATCTTACTTGGCTGGTAATAGTTGGGTTCAACATGCTGATTTGGATATCAAGGATAGCCATCATTATCGTAATTCA gttgataaaacaaaatcagaaattgAAGCACACAGAAATCCTGGAGGTGATTTTGGGAAATGCATTAGTCTTAATCAACCGGTTGGGCATTTCAAAAATCCAAACAAACATTCATCGAGTTGTGAAGTCATCAAAGAACAAGCAGCTGATGTGATCTTTTCTCACTCTGCGGATGCAATATTGCACTCAGCCTCTAATAAAGAACGTTCAAGAAGCATCAAAGCATACCACTGCTACTGCTTGACTATTTTATtagaaagtataaaattttcacaagaaTTGGAGACagagaatattaatttttg TTTTCATCACCCAAAAGCACAACTTGTGCCGACTTTGCAACGAAAAATTCCTGGACtgtcaacaaaaaaattgtctctGCAAGATATTCAATGCAAATTACACTTCGTATCATCCGCAGATGAGATAGGAAAGCTTTTAATATCGTTTCCACCTAGAGTTAGTATTTGCAATGCTGAAGATAACGTTGAAGTTTGCTTGGCTCAAGCTGTTCTTGACGTTACACAGTTATTCAACAAAAGTAAG GCACAGTGTAAACTCGGAGTGCCACTACTTGGCTcagacgaaaaagaaattggaatTTTGGATGTAAAAATGAGTTTAGAAGATTGTGGCCCTTACCACGGAACAAAAAGAGGAAAAACtg ACGAAGACCTGGGTCCTCCAATATTAGACGACAGTTTGAcatataaaattgttgaagaatTGGAAACTTGGAAGGAGAGACAGCAGGAAATATTTCGAGTTGAG CtgaaacgaaaagaagaacGACATTTGAATTTGTTGAGTGACGAGTGGCAAAAACGCAGACAGGCGTTGGAAACTAAATTAGCTTGTAGTGTGGAACAATGCAAAATGTTAGCTAATAGTTTGAATAATGCTACCGAAGATTTACGAATTAGAAGACTTAAGAGTTTGGAAAAAGAGGCTAGGCTAATCAAAGCTAATGAAGATTTACAATGGAGATATGATCACAAGCTACAGGAGCTGCGGGAAGCTTCGCAGCGCTTACAGGATGATCTCAATCATAAG ttATCCATCttagaagaacaaaaaaacgtGCTCGAGGCGAAAGTGGAACCATTACAATTAGaaaacgataaattgaaaaacatcgTCAGTCAGCTAACAGAGGAACTGGAAGTTTATCAGAAGGGATCACTGACGCAAGATCAAACAGCTTTGTTGCTACAAGAGCTTAAaggaatggaagaaaaattgaataacacTCAGAAGAGTAAATCCTTCTTTAAAGAGCAATGGGGCAAAGCTGTGAGAGAGATTCACAGAATGAAAATGGATCATCAGCAAGCGGTAGAAGTTCATATCAAAAATAGCAAggaagagttgaaaaatattca CTTGGAAGACGTTCTGTGCACAGACTCGAAAGAATTATTGAATGATCAAATACTACTTGGTGAGATACAACAGGAAATCAATGTAATCAAACCTAAACCTGCCTTCATGCAGATGAATATGGATGACCAAGCGTTTATACGACCTTCAAACTTATATTCTAAGTCTAGCCATAGCATGGCTAGATCAGAAATGTCAGCCAGATCTGaagaaatcgatgaaaaattgaaaaatttaattgaagaaCGCGACTCTCTCTTAAAAACGGGTAGCTATTCAATAGACGATACGGTTATTATGAAACTCAACAACGAAATTAGATCTCTTTTAATTACGagctga
- the LOC124307829 gene encoding centrosomal protein of 120 kDa isoform X2 produces the protein MRVDHVPLKLECFAVDDSGLREKIGYILLPLRSAQIIPRDKSTNVKVSWHKLLGVKSELRVSVPEILLSLTIEDREMVSGQSYSNIQQKAELEMESTLSTVSATPRLLHEERLIQLGPDSTSRDLFLLSITAGKADHLEYLVQRGVNDLRENFSFWYQILNNDIQLKSFKKLPDKSHTLNEKIVIRIRSCLNVLKHYFQENPYLLVKLQYGNTLVGQCKVDLRSLVPSENITDYSNNSGDTSMALDQQCYLAMDNVTESIPKGKTPSVEIQLRLQYVGYKSVNSKSHIKSQDPSSNVGAENYDVASYLAGNSWVQHADLDIKDSHHYRNSVDKTKSEIEAHRNPGGDFGKCISLNQPVGHFKNPNKHSSSCEVIKEQAADVIFSHSADAILHSASNKERSRSIKAYHCYCLTILLESIKFSQELETENINFCFHHPKAQLVPTLQRKIPGLSTKKLSLQDIQCKLHFVSSADEIGKLLISFPPRVSICNAEDNVEVCLAQAVLDVTQLFNKSKAQCKLGVPLLGSDEKEIGILDVKMSLEDCGPYHGTKRGKTDEDLGPPILDDSLTYKIVEELETWKERQQEIFRVELKRKEERHLNLLSDEWQKRRQALETKLACSVEQCKMLANSLNNATEDLRIRRLKSLEKEARLIKANEDLQWRYDHKLQELREASQRLQDDLNHKLSILEEQKNVLEAKVEPLQLENDKLKNIVSQLTEELEVYQKGSLTQDQTALLLQELKGMEEKLNNTQKSKSFFKEQWGKAVREIHRMKMDHQQAVEVHIKNSKEELKNIHLEDVLCTDSKELLNDQILLGEIQQEINVIKPKPAFMQMNMDDQAFIRPSNLYSKSSHSMARSEMSARSEEIDEKLKNLIEERDSLLKTGSYSIDDTVIMKLNNEIRSLLITS, from the exons ATGAGAGTGGACCATGTTCCATTGAAACTAGAATGTTTTGCAGTCGACGACAGCGGATTACGAGAAAAAATTGGATACATTTTACTCCCTCTGAGATCGGCGCAAATAATACCTCGGGACAAAAGCACAAATGTTAAAGTTAGTTGGCACAAGCTTCTCGGAGTCAAATCAGAGCTGAGAGTATCTGTTCCGGAAATACTTCTTAGTCTTACCATAGAAGATAGGGAAATGGTCTCAGGCCAAAGTTACAGCAACATTCAG CAAAAGGCAGAACTAGAAATGGAATCTACCCTGTCAACTGTAAGTGCAACACCTAGGCTACTACATGAAGAACGCTTGATACAATTGGGTCCAGATTCAACATCTCGAGATCTCTTTCTTTTGAGTATCACAGCTGGAAAAGCTGACCATTTAGAATACCTCGTTCAAAGGGGCGTTAACGATCTCAGAGAAAATTTCAGCTTCTGGTATCAAATACTGAACAACGATATACAActaaaatcgttcaaaaaacTGCCTGACAAATCTCATACTCTAAATGAGAAAATAGTAATTCGAATACGCAGTTGTCTCAATGTATTGAAGCACTATTTTCAAGAGAATCCCTACCTGCTCGTGAAACTTCAGTATGGCAACACTCTTGTTGGGCAATGCAAAGTGGACCTTCGTTCCCTAGTTCCAAGTGAAAATATCACAGATTATTCTAACAATTCCGGTGATACTAGTATGGCCTTAGACCAGCAGTGTTATCTAGCAATGGATAATGTCACAGAATCTATTC CGAAAGGAAAAACGCCGTCTGTAGAAATTCAATTACGACTTCAATATGTTGGATACAAGAGCGTGAATTCAAAGAGTCATATCAAGTCTCAAGATCCGAGTTCAAATGTAGGCGCCGAAAATTATGATGTCGCATCTTACTTGGCTGGTAATAGTTGGGTTCAACATGCTGATTTGGATATCAAGGATAGCCATCATTATCGTAATTCA gttgataaaacaaaatcagaaattgAAGCACACAGAAATCCTGGAGGTGATTTTGGGAAATGCATTAGTCTTAATCAACCGGTTGGGCATTTCAAAAATCCAAACAAACATTCATCGAGTTGTGAAGTCATCAAAGAACAAGCAGCTGATGTGATCTTTTCTCACTCTGCGGATGCAATATTGCACTCAGCCTCTAATAAAGAACGTTCAAGAAGCATCAAAGCATACCACTGCTACTGCTTGACTATTTTATtagaaagtataaaattttcacaagaaTTGGAGACagagaatattaatttttg TTTTCATCACCCAAAAGCACAACTTGTGCCGACTTTGCAACGAAAAATTCCTGGACtgtcaacaaaaaaattgtctctGCAAGATATTCAATGCAAATTACACTTCGTATCATCCGCAGATGAGATAGGAAAGCTTTTAATATCGTTTCCACCTAGAGTTAGTATTTGCAATGCTGAAGATAACGTTGAAGTTTGCTTGGCTCAAGCTGTTCTTGACGTTACACAGTTATTCAACAAAAGTAAG GCACAGTGTAAACTCGGAGTGCCACTACTTGGCTcagacgaaaaagaaattggaatTTTGGATGTAAAAATGAGTTTAGAAGATTGTGGCCCTTACCACGGAACAAAAAGAGGAAAAACtg ACGAAGACCTGGGTCCTCCAATATTAGACGACAGTTTGAcatataaaattgttgaagaatTGGAAACTTGGAAGGAGAGACAGCAGGAAATATTTCGAGTTGAG CtgaaacgaaaagaagaacGACATTTGAATTTGTTGAGTGACGAGTGGCAAAAACGCAGACAGGCGTTGGAAACTAAATTAGCTTGTAGTGTGGAACAATGCAAAATGTTAGCTAATAGTTTGAATAATGCTACCGAAGATTTACGAATTAGAAGACTTAAGAGTTTGGAAAAAGAGGCTAGGCTAATCAAAGCTAATGAAGATTTACAATGGAGATATGATCACAAGCTACAGGAGCTGCGGGAAGCTTCGCAGCGCTTACAGGATGATCTCAATCATAAG ttATCCATCttagaagaacaaaaaaacgtGCTCGAGGCGAAAGTGGAACCATTACAATTAGaaaacgataaattgaaaaacatcgTCAGTCAGCTAACAGAGGAACTGGAAGTTTATCAGAAGGGATCACTGACGCAAGATCAAACAGCTTTGTTGCTACAAGAGCTTAAaggaatggaagaaaaattgaataacacTCAGAAGAGTAAATCCTTCTTTAAAGAGCAATGGGGCAAAGCTGTGAGAGAGATTCACAGAATGAAAATGGATCATCAGCAAGCGGTAGAAGTTCATATCAAAAATAGCAAggaagagttgaaaaatattca CTTGGAAGACGTTCTGTGCACAGACTCGAAAGAATTATTGAATGATCAAATACTACTTGGTGAGATACAACAGGAAATCAATGTAATCAAACCTAAACCTGCCTTCATGCAGATGAATATGGATGACCAAGCGTTTATACGACCTTCAAACTTATATTCTAAGTCTAGCCATAGCATGGCTAGATCAGAAATGTCAGCCAGATCTGaagaaatcgatgaaaaattgaaaaatttaattgaagaaCGCGACTCTCTCTTAAAAACGGGTAGCTATTCAATAGACGATACGGTTATTATGAAACTCAACAACGAAATTAGATCTCTTTTAATTACGagctga